One stretch of Epinephelus lanceolatus isolate andai-2023 chromosome 15, ASM4190304v1, whole genome shotgun sequence DNA includes these proteins:
- the mia2 gene encoding cTAGE family member 5 isoform X1 produces MTVSQAYKILWGTSIFFMILPHLNLGLLSDYKICGDSACESFMSRVQAIKDHHGKDCRFLSFRQGDTFFVYHKLTGKREDLWAGSIDKQFGYFPKDAVQEEQVYATVEKVVETQKSDFFCMDEFGYPIDSSHLDSDDDGDDDDQKIQNQESETTQTTLYTDDTNAESLQTSEDPSTESPVSTQATEATLTEEDENKNTGDAAARTHEEAQETPAAPNEQGGSAPSSWLGSSVTGWLGLAKEEEAENLADGEKEDEGKETQAGASVASSVTGWLGLGGDGKPDDAIESREEDGESDDSITSTMTGWLGFGGEKKTDDSVEKEQGEERDNEEEPAEKFRSRRMSLDLEGSQLHEEEKKEMGTLGWLGNGLSSTLGFGITDQESGRETTAEIEAKEDEQPEPASWLDMGIGDMLGFGNDKSEVDESTGSGLKETEEDITLEQPTSSENMDTSQSQPALTEEITTNELEVEETQNDQDAPSEIRVSADSDNNDMISTSDSSKDSVFPEDAASKIDQKDITPQTKLERAPKAVGEMSSKLNNSEEEEEDNASDIYMEEKNVLDLERSEEMEGKDHEMPKSTENESEDENRERGEQDIKTAGDTDQGVFTQSDINLGPDVSSVDLTSNSMGGSVGEVEDKADDIVEEVAEIPNQINQNTEESTDASIKINASSHEGERNDAETGVLHREISTTQNDDSAEQSQVSRGGESQPFLSSGATVERNEPVYSEDDSLPAHSVETNLEHSESLAMTDSNTDTETQQGELGLEGELHPVEDSSQEFDSSHYTDGGTEMMNENASEEDRRMFSTSESTTQMENNADQDLYLHVQQGATQSAGDEHELKETVKDTEKDSEDKIQTIQTEKETIETESDEEEESKQGEKQGEREEIEEEEKLEEVEEINAQEKQQEVEEEKQGEVEELKEEGKQEEVEEKEQERVEELEKEVVHELREKEKQEEVDEIKEEDNQEEVRELKEEETQGKGEELNEKEKNEEMEETAAEKMQGEMEELKEEENHEALEEFEENKEQEEVEEIKEEDNQEGMEELKREETQGEGVELNENDKNDKMEEMMGEKKQEEMEELMKEENQEVVEEFEEKKEQEEQEQIKKDNKEHVGELKEEEDKQEEVEELTEEERQQTEELKEEESREELKGEQVQSHLEVEIENTLHSFPHTQKDIDSPESDSNEKETQDEDSSKSVLSKTSTETEKRQTENPQMVEQERGGETQTQERVEEVKDKMAQEEVEEKQEMENVEDERKGKEEERGLKCSDELCLQSSEDGFARDRDGYDSADRLSSGDEAAMEAEKQNPMADNDQILAGRTGVSQTVPAESMERDEAGIWEEEEKRDDDEKENDLLYSGESGQNSLPDQLSFGQTAESKKDDQLDSGEADNTDLSDANRLHQGDTTEPEDTGTSSNGIYTERKTEPIHTGHETDSEEDTVREETEINMRHAHMQMMSQHHNTIDSEFRTEGGIDVTVLSSDPVISEQTVLSDGRNKETAETGGGGAFGLFKNAFSYFSQTPVAETEGSTEPAPSLDSNTGEASNAQASLTPQLELDSTTDPSQDYIQESHTESPITVSQQQLQPSPPSTDTQTSSPSQTQTHSHPTESPLQTKPPTKLYKSLLAYMSADETTILTELFGRHKLQFLDYILGSSETTTDDPDNDESILLDIERLLHYHRETLVAPSMKLANAPQEDKGKTRALIALQKLEMLLANVRETLSTAEASCVGGSCSTHSNNKEMATEEDNNAQRDEWMGLDKLSGGTGNEKRGETGKRSEKERVSSESHPHIQPGPPESLEGAMKQIKDFVLLITEDTNTHVHAVRELFIWLTVQVVSSLPDDIRPGPDLYGVPWEPVIISSVVGMVTILLFTCRCYSSVKSRMYRSKEQWMAGQVAQLLDEKCKVLETLSKCQQEYDDLESSLRDSGILTQTQKTEHLEVKARQLGHAKKELERDLKQLKDQLEQQREHRMEQEKRITVLEESMKTFEEEIKDLQSQEEQAQTTLKVYNMNSDRLQRNLETAGEENTLLQESNAQLRQQVEGWAERVSELEAEMSRCEAAHSGMLQDVANKDERIMSLTDRLLRMKGWDSDLEEEEGAEGGEKETSNGTAGRGGENGQEDIVDTQGHLQKVQKLIYAAKLNADLKSVDEDKDRIFAKLNDEVKAKEDLQVSIKEMNNEKLSLQSDTEQYADQAQRLQQKLQIMTEMYQENELKLHRLLTVEEKERMQKEEKLNKADKNIALAMEELSNYRQRAEEMEEELEKSKQSYQTQISAHEKKAHNNWLAARAADRDLSDIRRENALLRQKLTDTQFKLDALDKDPYALNSLARPLPFRAERSPYGPSPLGRPASETRAFLSPPTLMDGPPARLSPRVSRCAMEPQGGQGEMERSGGPHSDSGSISPTWERDRRGPPPGPPGPPGPLGPPGYMFPEPGGPMYRRPPPPPGALGLLPPPGSLPPGPLHPRGLPPGPPHPADLADGSYRENSHGPGELEHRESGPGERRTPPEADLRMGGPPPPGPPMGPMDGPFPRRAPFGPPPPDFYPPRGPGGPPMMPMWAPPPMMFPPRFPPGGPPLPPAPHPHYGPPVRPPLPDGHPHPSMGPLPPQQSIPSPPHSQSPEEHTPSPEDAI; encoded by the exons ATGACTGTTTCACAGGCTTATAAAATCCTGTGGGGTACAAGcatcttttttatgattttaccTCACTTAAATCTGGGATTGTTGTCTGACTACAAGATCTGTGGAGATTCTGCATGTGAAA gcTTCATGAGCAGAGTGCAGGCCATCAAGGACCACCATGGTAAGGACTGCCGTTTCCTGAGCTTTAGACAAGGAGACACATTCTTTGTTTACCACAAACTCACTGGAAAGAGGGAAGACCTGTGGGCAGGCAGC ATTGACAAACAGTTTGGTTATTTTCCAAAGGATGCAGTGCAAGAGGAGCAGGTTTATGCTACTGTGGAGAAAGTAGTGGAGACACAG AAATCTGATTTTTTCTGTATGGATGAGTTTGGTTACCCCATTGACTCCAGTCATCTggatagtgatgatgatggtgatgatgatgatcagaAAATCCAAAACCAGGAGTCAGAAACCACCCAAACCACTCTATACACCGATGACACAAATGCTGAAAGTCTACAAACATCTGAAGATCCTTCTACAGAATCTCCAGTTTCAACACAGGCAACTGAGGCCACACTGACAGAAGAGGACGAAAACAAAAATACTGGTGACGCTGCTGCCAGGACTCATGAGGAAGCACAGGAGACTCCTGCAGCTCCGAACGAACAAGGTGGGTCTGCTCCCTCTTCCTGGCTGGGTTCTTCAGTGACAGGATGGTTAGGTCTTGCTAAAGAGGAAGAAGCTGAAAATTTGGCTGACGGAGAGAAAGAAGATGAGGGAAAGGAGACGCAGGCCGGAGCTTCTGTCGCTTCTTCAGTGACAGGGTGGCTGGGGTTGGGAGGAGATGGAAAACCTGATGATGCTATAGAAAGTAGAGAAGAAGACGGAGAAAGTGATGATTCTATTACTTCAACCATGACCGGGTGGCTTGGCtttggaggagagaaaaaaacagatgattCAGTAGAAAAAGAGCAAGGTGAAGAACGAGACAATGAGGAAGAACCAGCAGAGAAATTCAGGAGCAGGAGGATGTCTCTAGATTTAGAAGGCAGCCAATTAcatgaagaggagaagaaagagatgGGGACATTGGGTTGGCTAGGAAATGGACTGTCGAGTACGCTGGGGTTTGGCATTACTGATCAGGAGTCAGGACGTGAGACAACAGCTGAAATAGAAGCCAAGGAAGACGAACAGCCAGAGCCTGCTTCTTGGTTGGATATGGGGATTGGGGACATGTTAGGCTTTGGGAATGACAAGAGTGAAGTTGACGAGAGCACAGGAAGTGGTTTAAAGGAGACAGAAGAGGACATAACCTTAGAACAACCAACAAGCTCAGAGAATATGGATACCAGTCAATCACAACCTGCACTGACAGAGGAGATAACTACAAATGAACTGGAGGTGGAAGAAACTCAGAATGACCAAGATGCCCCATCAGAGATTAGAGTCAGTGCTGacagtgataataatgatatgATAAGTACTTCAGACAGTAGCAAGGATAGTGTCTTCCCTGAAGATGCAGCATCCAAGATTGATCAAAAAGATATTACGCCTCAGACTAAGTTAGAGAGAGCGCCCAAGGCTGTAGGTGAAATGTCTTCGAAGCTCAACAacagtgaggaagaagaggaagataaTGCTTCAGATATTTACATGGAAGAGAAAAATGTCCTAGACTTGGAAAGATCAGAAGAAATGGAAGGTAAAGATCACGAGATGCCCAAATCAACAGAGAATGAGAGCGAGGATGAAAACAGAGAGCGAGGGGAACAAGACATTAAAACTGCAGGTGACACTGATCAGGGTGTTTTTACACAATCTGACATAAATTTAGGGCCTGATGTGAGTTCTGTGGATTTAACTTCAAACTCCATGGGAGGATCTGTAGGCGAGGTTGAGGACAAAGCAGATGACATTGTTGAGGAAGTTGCCGAAATCCCAAATCAGATCAATCAGAACACAGAGGAATCCACAGATGCGTCTATAAAAATTAATGCAAGTAGTCATGAAGGTGAAAGGAATGATGCAGAAACAGGTGTTCTTCACAGAGAAATTTCCACGACTCAGAATGATGACTCAGCAGAACAAAGTCAAGTCAGCAGAGGTGGCGAGAGTCAGCCTTTCTTATCATCAGGCGCAACTGTGGAGAGAAATGAACCAGTCTATAGTGAAGATGACAGTTTACCTGCTCACAGTGTGGAAACCAATCTTGAACACTCAGAATCACTTGCTATGACTGATAGTaatacagatacagaaacaCAGCAGGGTGAGTTAGGACTGGAGGGGGAGCTGCACCCTGTTGAGGACAGCTCTCAGGAGTTTGACTCATCCCATTATACTGATGGAGGTACTGAAATGATGAATGAAAATGCctcagaggaggacagaagaaTGTTTTCCACTAGTGAGAGCACAACACAGATGGAAAACAATGCAGATCAGGACTTATATCTACATGTGCAACAAGGGGCCACACAAAGTGCTGGTGATGAACATGAGTTAAAGGAAACTGttaaagacacagagaaagacagtGAGGACAAAATCCAGACAATTCAAACTGAGAAAGAGACAATAGAGACTGAGagtgatgaagaagaggagtcAAAGCAAGGGGAAAAGCAGGGGGAGAGGGAAGAgatagaggaagaggagaaactgGAGGAGGTAGAGGAGATAAATGCACAGGAAAAACAGCAGGAAGTGGAGGAGGAAAAGCAGGGTGAGGTCGAAGAGCTAAAGGAAGAGGGGAaacaggaggaggtggaggaaaaGGAACAGGAGAGGGTAGAGGAATTGGAGAAGGAAGTGGTGCATGAGTTGAGGGAAAAGGAGAAACAGGAGGAAGTGGAcgagataaaagaagaggacaaCCAGGAGGAGGTGAGGGAGTTAAAGGAAGAGGAAACTCAGGGGAAGGGAGAGGAGTTGAATGAGAAGGAGAAAAATGAGGAGATGGAGGAAACAGCAGCGGAGAAGATGCAGGGGGAGATGGAAGAGctaaaggaggaggagaatcaTGAGGCACTAGAGGAGTTCGAAGAAAATAAGGAacaggaggaagtggaggagaTTAAAGAAGAGGACAACCAGGAGGGGATGGAGGAGTTAAAAAGAGAGGAAACTCAAGGGGAGGGAGTGGAGTTAaatgaaaatgataaaaatgacaaGATGGAGGAAATGATGGGAGAAAAGAagcaggaggagatggaggagctaATGAAGGAGGAGAatcaggaggtggtggaggagtttgaagAAAAGAAGGAACAGGAGGAACAGGAGCAGATTAAAAAGGACAACAAGGAGCATGTGGGGGAGttaaaggaagaggaggataaacaggaggaagtggaggagtTAACAGAGGAGGAAAGGCAGCAGACAGAAGAGTTaaaagaagaggagagcagGGAGGAGTTAAAGGGAGAGCAAGTACAGTCTCATTTAGAGGTGGAGATAGAAAACACCCTCCACTCTTTCCCTCACACTCAGAAAGACATTGACAGTCCAGAATCAGACAGCAACGAGAAGGAGACACAAGACGAGGACAGCTCAAAATCTGTGCTCTCCAAAACGTCCACAGAAACtgaaaagagacagactgaaaaccCACAGATGGTAGaacaggagagagggggagaaacacagacacaggagaggGTGGAAGAGGTGAAGGATAAAATGGCACAGGAGGAGGTTGAGGAGAAGCAGGAGATGGAGAATGTGGAGGATGAGAGGAAGGgcaaggaggaagagaggggccTTAAATGCTCAGATGAGCTTTGTCTACAATCGAGTGAAGACGGATTTGCGAGGGACAGAGATGGATATGATTCTGCAGATAGGTTGAGCTCAGGAGATGAAGCAGCAATggaagcagaaaaacaaaatccaatgGCTGACAATGATCAAATATTAGCAGGCAGGACAGGAGTGAGTCAAACGGTACCAGCTGAAAGCATGGAGAGAGATGAGGCCGGAatatgggaggaggaggaaaagagagatgaTGACGAGAAGGAAAATGATCTTCTTTATTCAGGTGAGAGTGGCCAAAACAGCCTTCCTGATCAACTGTCATTCGGCCAGACAGCTGAGAGCAAAAAAGATGATCAACTGGATTCTGGTGAGGCAGACAACACTGACCTTTCTGATGCCAATAGGCTCCATCAGGGGGATACAACTGAGCCTGAGGACACTGGAACCAGCAGCAATGGGATTTACACTGAGAGGAAAACAGAGCCAATTCACACTGGTCATGAGACAGACTCAGAGGAGGACACTGTCAGGGAAGAGACAGAGATAAACATGAGGCATGCCCATATGCAGATGATGAGCCAGCATCATAATACAATTGATTCTGAATTCAGGACAGAGGGAGGAATAGATGTAACAGTTTTGTCCAGTGACCCTGTGATATCTGAGCAAACTGTTCTTTCTGATGGTCGCAATAAAGAGACAGCAGAGACTGGAGGTGGAGGCGCATTCGGCCTTTTCAAAAACGCCTTCAGTTATTTCAGCCAAACACCTGTCGCTGAAACTGAGGGATCCACAGAACCTGCCCCAAGTTTGGATTCTAACACAGGTGAGGCATCCAATGCACAGGCCTCTCTGACTCCTCAACTAGAACTGGATTCAACCACAGATCCAAGTCAGGATTATATACAAGAGTCACACACAGAATCTCCCATCACAGTGTcacaacagcagctgcagccttCTCCTCCCTCTACAGACACTCAGACATCCTCTCCATCCCAAACCCAGACCCATTCTCATCCCACAGAAAGCCCCCTCCAAACAAAACCCCCGACCAAACTTTACAAGAGCCTCCTCGCCTACATGAGCGCGGATGAGACAACAATTTTGACAGAACTCTTTGGGCGACACAAGCTGCAGTTCTTGGATTACATTTTAGGAAGCTCAGAAACCACGACGGATGACCCCGATAACGATGAATCGATATTGCTGGATATAGAAAGACTTCTGCATTATCACAGGGAGACGCTGGTCGCTCCTAGCATGAAGCTTGCAAATGCTCCGCAGGAGGATAAAGGAAAGACCAGAGCGCTCATCGCACTTCAGAAGCTAGAAATGCTGTTGGCAAACGTGAGAGAGACTTTAAGCACAG CTGAGGCCAGCTGTGTTGGTGGATCCTGCTCAACCCACAGCAACAATAAGGAAATGGCCACTGAGGAAGACAACAATGCTCAGAGAGATGAATGGATGGGGCTGGACAAACTTAGTGGAGGTACAGGAAatgagaaaagaggagaaacaggGAAAAGAAGTGAAAAAGAGAGAGTGTCCTCTGAGTCCCATCCTCACATTCAGCCAGGACCACCAGAGTCACTGGAAG GGGCAATGAAGCAAATTAAGGACTTTGTTCTTCTGATCACTGAAGACACAAACACTCATGTTCATGCAGTGAGGGAGCTCTTCATATGGCTTACTGTACAG GTTGTATCATCACTGCCTGATGACATCAGACCGGGGCCAGACCTGTACGGGGTGCCATGGGAACCAGTCATTATCTCCAGTGTGGTGGGGATGGTGACAATACTGTTGTTCACCTGTAGATGTTATAGTTCT GTAAAAAGCAGAATGTATCGAA GTAAAGAGCAGTGGATGGCTGGGCAGGTTGCACAACTGCTGGATGAGAAATGTAAAGTCCTTGAGACTCTCAGCAAATGTCAGCAAGAG tatgatGACCTGGAGAGCTCCCTGAGGGACAGCGGCATCTTGACCCAAACTCAAAAGACAGAACATCTGGAG gTCAAAGCCAGACAGTTGGGACATGCTAAAAAGGAGCTGGAGAGGGATCTTAAACAACTGAAGGATCAACTGGAACAACAAAGAGAACACAGGATGGAGCAAGAAAAGAGA ATAACAGTGCTTGAAGAGAGCATGAAAACGTTTGAAGAAGAAATCAAAGACCTCCAGTCACAAGAAGAGCAG GCACAGACCACTCTGAAAGTGTACAATATGAACAGTGACAGACTGCAGAGGAATCTGGAAACAGCTGGAGAGGAGAACACACTGCTGCAGGAAAGCAACGCTCAG cTGAGGCAACAGGTGGAGGGATGGGCAGAAAGAGTGAGTGAGTTGGAAGCAGAGATGAGCAGGTGTGAGGCCGCCCACAGTGGGATGCTGCAGGATGTGGCCAACAAGGACGAGCGCATAATG TCCTTGACAGATCGGCTGCTGAGGATGAAAGGTTGGGATTCAGActtggaggaagaggaaggtgcggaaggaggagagaaggagacatcCAATGGCAcagcagggagaggaggagagaatggACAAGAAGATATTGTGGACACACAAGGCCATCTCCAGAAAGTCcagaaacttatctatgctgcTAAG CTAAATGCAGACCTCAAATCAGTAGATGAAGACAAGGACAGAATATTTGCAAAACTCAACGATGAAGTCAAAGCTAAAGAAGACCTGCAAG TGAGCATTAAGGAGATGAATAATGAGAAATTATCTCTGCAGTCAGACACTGAGCAGTACGCCGATCAG GCCCAAAGATTACAGCAGAAACTCCAGATTATGACAGAAATGTACCAGGAGAACGAGCTCAAGCTGCACAG gctgCTCACGGTGGAGGAGAAGGAGCGCATGCAGAAAGAGGAGAAGTTAAATAAGGCAGACAAAAACATTGCATTGGCCATGGAAGAACTCAGCAATTACAG ACAACGAGCagaagagatggaggaagagCTGGAGAAAAGCAAACAGTCTTACCAGACTCAAATATCGGCACATGAGAAGAAGGCTCACAATAACTGG ctgGCAGCCCGAGCAGCTGACAGAGACCTATCAGACATCAGGAGAGAGAACGCTCTGCTCAGACAGAA gctaacagacacacagtttaaACTTGATGCCCTCGACAAAGATCCCTACGCCCTGAACAGCCTGGCTAGACCACTTCCTTTCAGAG CTGAGAGGTCACCATACGGTCCGTCTCCTCTGGGTCGACCTGCATCTGAAACCAGAGCTTTTCTGTCTCCTCCTACATTAATGGATGGACCACCTGCTAGACTGTCACCTAgag TGTCTCGCTGTGCAATGGAGCCCCAAGGTGGCCAAGGAGAGATGGAGCGGAGTGGAGGTCCTCATTCAGACAGTGGCTCAATCTCTCCTACATGGGAGAGGGATCGCAGGGGGCCCCCACCAGGACCCCCTGGGCCCCCTGGGCCCTTaggacctccag GCTACATGTTCCCAGAACCAGGAGGTCCAATGTACAGGagacctccacctcctccaggagCTCTGGGCCTTTTGCCTCCTCCTGGCTCTCTCCCACCCGGCCCTCTCCATCCTCGGGGTCTCCCCCCAGGACCCCCTCACCCTGCAGACTTGGCAG ATGGCTCATACAGAGAAAACAGCCATGGGCCTGGTGAACTTGAGCACAGAGAG TCTGGTCCTGGTGAACGAAGGACTCCCCCTGAAGCTGATCTAAGGATGGGCGGCCCACCCCCTCCTGGACCCCCAATGGGTCCCATGGATGGTCCCTTTCCTCGCAGAGCCCCCTTTGGACCACCACCTCCCGATTTCTACCCTCCCAGGGGGCCTGGGGGCCCTCCTATGATGCCTA TGTGGGCCCCTCCACCGATGATGTTCCCGCCTCGTTTCCCTCCCGGTggacctcctcttcctcctgctcctcatCCTCACTACGGCCCACCAGTGCGGCCCCCTCTGCCCGACGGCCACCCACATCCTTCCATGGGTCCCCTCCCTCCTCAGCAGTCCATCCCCTCCCCACCACACAGCCAGTCGCCAGAGGAGCACACACCCTCGCCTGAAGACGCCATTTGA